TGGTTTCTCTTCTTTAGGACAAGTACAAGCGTGCCTTGGCAGACGCAGAAAACATAAGGCAAAGAAGCCAGAAACTGGTAGAAGAGGCAAAGTTATACGGTCAGTGGGGGCTCATTTTGTCTGTGCTCCTAAGACCCAGAAAATGCAAAGCCTGGAAAACTGAGCTGACTGGCCCAAAGTTGTGACACATTGTACTTCCCGAGTCACTCTGACTCCTTGgtggaaaaatgcatttgaggCAGAGAAGTTTTTAACAGTTCCTCACTTTGCATCAGAATTACACTAGACAAGGGCAAGGCTCATGCAGCTGACTTGAAGTCTTCTGTCAACTTGGTATCTGATTTCCTACAACATGTCCTGCACTGGTAGATTCTGCAGTAAGATTTGCAGCCTCAAGTTTGCCATTTTCACATGCTTTGGTCTCAGAACTGACTGCAGAATACTGACATGGAAtaccagcttttccttctggttcttggtgtttgttttgggtttggttctttttggggtttttttggggggttgatTTTGTTTGGGGTGGAGTTTTTTTAGCCTTTTATATTTGGATaagttttctgttctgctgaagGCCACAGCTTTCAAATAGAAGTAATACATTTAGATGGGTGGATTCTTTTCAGTGGCAGGAATGTAAACTCACTGGCTACGAGGAATGGTAGAAACACATCTTTCTTCAAGAGCCAGGCTACCAACATCTGATTCCATGTCAGATGTacacaaacactgcagcagcagagtgcTGATCATCTTAGTGTTCAACTCACTCTGGCTTGAAAAACAAGTTGACCTTTTTTTGCCACACACTGTACATAGCTCTAGAGTTTAATTCCGAATACAGAAGTTTTAGATTTCTGAATACAGGGTCTTCAGTTAGTGTGAGCtgtaagaaaaagcatttctcagtTACTGAGTGTTCTTGCACTGTTTTCAAGTATTCAAACTGGGTGTTTGAATACTTCGTCCTGACGTTCATTTTCAGTGAGCATTGTTTCACTGATAGGCTGCTTAGTGCAGAAGGACTTTGAGTCATGTCTGAGCTCAGAGatgttaaaatagaaataaatagtCAAATAACATCTCTCATGAATACCAAATTACAGATAATCTGTACGATTTTAAGTTTTATCATTCATAGATGACTGTTCTTTCTGTTGAAGGAAGAGATGTGCAGTTGTTAGTGACCCTTTCTTGAGAACTACCTGATCCCTATAGATTTTGCCAGGTGCTTTGGTAGGGTTTTTTCCGTTTAAACCAAAGACTTGTGCTCTGGTAATGCTCATACTGCTGCTTGGTAAGCAAAAACCTACCAAAATGCAGAGCACTTTGTCACTGGTTCACCTCTGCATAGAAATGTGTTATTTTACTGAATTATTTCGGTTTTTCATGATTTCTAGAAATGGTTTGCCTTCAGTGAGATGAGGCCGGATTCTGTTAGTGTGAGCCACAGACCAGCTTCAGGACAGGGGCTGTCGTTACTTAGGAATTGCTCAGTGTTCCCAAGGCACAGCTTCTGGCTCTGTACAAGTGGTTTGTAGTGGCGGGGAGAGGTGTGAGTTCTCACACTGAATCACAGGAGTCCCTGTTCACCTCCCAGGCTCCTCATCAGTCTGACTACATggtttttcctctgaaaagatTTTTGGCACATGAGATTAAAGGGTAGGAATAGGGCAACATAATGCTTTGAACTTCAATCCCAGGATGAGAGAGACATGAGGAAATGATGTTAATCTGAAGCTTTTGGTAACTTTGGTTAGAATTTTAACTGTTAATGTCAGGTCATCAGCTTTAGCtcttttaaattgaaataatttctttccataGAACTAGAGGAGGAGATGTGGATTTCAAGGTACCTGGAATAGTTCTGTATTATCAAGTAAAACTGGAAAGGACATTTTAGCCCAAATGTTGAATGATGTATCTTGTTAGAAATCTACAAAGAGTACAGATCattgctgtggggtttggggttgtgGTTGTTGGGCTGCCTGTTTCCCTCAATGGGCTAATCCCAAtcccttctcttttatttcttcttaggGATTCAGAGCTTCTGTAAGGACTTACTAGAAGTTGCAGACATCCTGGAGAAAGCAACTGAAAGTGttccaaaagaagaaattaaggaTGAAAACCCTCACTTGAAAAGCTTATACGAAGGTCTCGTTATGACAGAAGTACAGATTCAGaaagtgtttaaaaagcatGGCCTGCTCAGACTGAATCCTGTTGGAGCCAAGTTCGATCCCTATGAACACGAAGCGTTGTTCCATGCTCCCATGGAAGGGAAGGAGCCTGGCACTATTGCATTAGTATCCAAGATTGGCTATAAGCTGCACGGGCGTACGCTGCGGCCCGCCTTGGTGGGTGTTGTGAAAGACGCTTAGCTGCTTAACCCGCGAAGGTAAAATGCCATACAACTATTAAACAGCTGGATGGTTTTCCTCTCACACCgtgctttcctccttcctctgccccctGAGAGGTCTAAATGAATTGTTCGAGGTCTCCcagtgaaaatgaagcaagCAATGAAATTCTCCTGCTTAGTGGCCATCAACATCACTGTTCCATAAGCTCTCTTCTCAAGTGTGAAAGACAAGAGCCATTAAGCTCCCTCATGCTGTAGATTAGATAACGTTTTTTACAACTATTGCTCCCAAAGGTGCATTAAATCGAAAGGAACAAAATGCTCACCCGAATTTTGCATTATGTTTATCATTGTTTAGAGATCAAAATCCAAATAGTGGCTCAAACACTTCCTTTGGTTTTGTAGAatccagcactgcagaagtGGGAGAAGTACAAACAACCCATCTTCTGCAAGCACCCATCAGCTTTTATACACTGATGTGATAAATGCCCTTTTTGTCTAGTCAGAAATAATCTGGGCAGCTGACATAGAAACCTTTGTGAGCTCTGACCTGTAAATAAAAGGCAATGGAGAGCAGAAATCTTCTGTAATTGTTCAACCCTTTTTGTTCTGTGCTAACGTTGACTCGAGAAAACCATCTAATACTTGTATGGCATTGAAGAACCAATGGAATTTATCCTATctggatttttaatttaagattgTATAAATTGGTTTAAACAATTTTGATAGTCTTGTATCTTCCTAGCTTTACACTCGGTTTGTTATGCAAACTGTAGTTCCACAACCCTGCTGAAAGCCAGAATGCCCAAATAAGTGAGTAGCTGAGAGTTTGGTACATACTGTCTTTTCGAATTACATAAATAATTGCATGTAAGTGGCTCAAACAGAAACCTGAACACAGTTTCATCTCCATTTCTTGCATTTACTCAGCTTGGATCTTAAGTTGGAACAGAACTTTTCCCATGCACAGCTCTTGCCATGTCTCACTCCACCTGCCACTCCCAATCCTGCAGAATCAGGCTAAAATACAATCCTTGAGTAACTCAATGCTTTGTCCTACATTTGTCTGGTCACCTGGATAGGAGTGGATGGAAACTGGCACATTACACAACCAGCAAAGCCTCTTGCATCCTCAAAGCCCATACATTCAACACACAGGACAGAAACCTCAAATTTATGCATGTTCTTAGGACGTGGTAAATAGTAAGTACTGCTGAATTTTTCACCCTGGTTTCTGGTTATCTTGCATCAAGGACCTTCTTGCCTTAAGGTCAagtactgattatttttttgggTTCAGAGGCAGAGTTGCCAGCAGTTTACTGAACACAAGACCATGGGAAAAGATGATTACTTCTCCTTCAAGACTTACTTCCCTGTGCTGGTTTGCCTCATGGGAATCAGCTTACTAGGAACAACCTAAGTGCATCCTACTGCTGGGGGTAGAGTCATGTTTAAggattcattcattcattcacaactcttaagaaagaaaatgagcctCTTGactgggcagggagggagcataATTTTTGGTACATGAAGAATTGAATTGGAAAGCAACTTCCACCTGCGTTCCAGCATGCTGGAGCTGTGTTCAGCCCCTTCCCAACCCCTCTGAATCTAAACTAAATCTAATAACTTCATTAGCAGGGAAGTTTTGCAGTAGGGCAATTAAAACAAAGGGACAGCTTCTTCTCTAGCAGGTTAAGCTTTTGTTAATGGGCTTCCTAGGACCTCACACAAACTGTCTGTTTTGGACTGTATTACTGCATTCAGGGTGTTCTTAAACAAAAGTTCCCGTTAAATGTTCAGCACAAGACTCAAACTAGtagttttaaaatctcatttaagTGGTTCCCTTTCCTTGGCCTGCCCTTTCTGAGAGGCTTTCAGCATGGAGAGCGTCAGTCTTCACTGAGAGCTCAAACCACAGGTGCACTTTGCCATATAACAGTAAGAAGCACTGAAGAAATTGAAGAACAGAGGGAGGTGGTTCTGAAATTCGAGCATAAGAGCAGCCAACAAAGCTACCACCAGTACCTCTGCTTTAGCTCTTTCATAAAGACCACTTCACCCATCACCACTTGGCTGAACTGCATCTCCATTTGTTACTGCAAAGACTTAAGCCATGTTCTTCATAACACAAGCTACGTTGCCATTAAATCAATAGTGGAAAGAAACTTTAATACAAGTTTATTTACCAATATACAATGCAAAAACCTAGTAAAATGCTGAGTGTGCACAACATCAGTTAGGTTTTACATGACTTCAGCACAGGCATTTGCGTGTCTGGCACAGCTACACCAAGACACCATTCAAATGAGTGCAACATTCCCTTTAAGGAAGCAGCTGACGAGTGGAACGTGCTCACCAGGTACCTTCCTTCACAGTATTTAATGTGTTATCACTTAAGAGCAACTGGGGCACatgcaaaaacattttgcaagaaGAGAGTAAACTGAAAGGCCAACAAAGTCCATTACAGTTGCAAAGAAACTCGATGCAGCCACCACACAAGAGAATAATGGCAGAGTGCTTAGTCTGTGTGACTGACAAGGCAGTTCATGGTCAAAGACTCGTGCAAACCTACTGATGCTGTTCTTAATGCTTGCTGGGACAGCAACAAAACATAAGGCAGGAGGGTCTGTATCCAGAATACTCTGTAACAAACCCTTCTGCACTGGCAGAGTGGAGATTAATGCTCCCTTGTTACCTGGTAAGCAAATATTACTGTAAAACGTCGCTGCGACTGGACTGATCGAAGTAAACATACAGCATTAGAACAGACATTGCTGCCTCTGTCAGGAGCAGAAGATCAGTATTTTGAACAGCTTATGGAGTGTCAGTTTTTCATAGGCTTACATCAATGCTGTTAGGACAGATGCTATCATTAGTAATATCTTCAATTAGAAAAGTCAAGAGCATAAGCATATAAAACACCTTTTCATTAGCAACATGAAGGCTAGGTTACTTGTACAGTACAGGAAGCACTTTCCAGATCAACACAAGATACGAGTTGAGCTCTTTGCCATGTGTTTGCTCAGCCCCTTCGccacagaagagaagcagagtAGCTCTAGTTAACTGCAGGATTACCATAACTGCATCTCAacttaacaaacaaacaaacaaaaaaccagcagcTCATAACAAAGGAATGCTTCGACTAAACCAGTTCCATGGGGAAACACGGAACAGCAGCATCCTCTAGTGCAAGTcaccttaaaaattaaaagcacagcTGACAGTGAGACATTGCTTCTAGGGAAGCCCTTTCCAAGGGACTAGTATTTGCTAAAGCAAACATTTACCACCTTGAATTTGCTTGcaagtataaaataaatattgatatCCATATttcatacattaaaaatactttatttttacattcatttgGATGTTCAATAAGTTACGTCTAGCaccaaagaaacattttggagGGGCTGAGGAATTAAGAAACTACAAAGTGTAACTGCAGAATTCACTTCAACATTTAAATGACTCATTGGTGCCTAGGTATCAGCTTGGTTTAAGTTATTGTTCAGATGGGCTTTAGACTATTGCTTCAGTTCGACTTGGATGTGCCACAACAGTGGAGgaatataaaaatcacagagctgaggaaaattaatagtcataaaaaaaatagcttttaaactCCCAGCTACATGCAGAGTTGAGGCTCCAGAACACCAGCAGTAATGGGATGTTACGGCAGTTCAGGAACAAGGTACAGGAAGAACCAAATTGCATAACTAGAATGCCAGAAAGGCTGAGCTTCCCTTCTGCAGGGCTAGCACAGAAAATAACCGAGGGTTTAGACCTTATGAACTTGCGTGCTGTTTGTACACGTGTACGGGCTTGAAATGGTTCTTAAAGCTACTCAGCACATCGCAGTTAGTTCCACTGCTGCCAAGGAGAGACAGTTTTGTGGCAAGTATTCCACAACGAGCCACTTACAGGTAAGCCAAAGTGTTAGATCCAAGAGGACATGGCCCTGACCTTTTCTGAAGGGACAGAACATCAAACATCACaagatcaaaagaaaaaggcactagagttttggttttctcttccttagAAATGCTGGCTTTGTAATTGTACCCCTTTTATTCTAACCTCTCCGGTAACACTATTTTGGTAATGCTGGATATGACAACTAAACCCCAGTTCCCATCAGTACacctctgccaggctgcagaaTTAATACTGGCTTAAGATTTTGTGGTATCCTCACTGACTACAGCCCAAAGCATCAAAGCAAGATGACATTTCCAGTGCTCACACTTGTTCTGGAGCCAGTCAAATTCCATGTTTTGGCACACCTGCCCTCCAGAAGACCTGCTCAACTGGCCTCCGGTCCCAGCTTCCTGCTCTGGACACGACCAGCAGAGAGGCTTAGGCACAAGTACCACTGTGCTGGCTTCCACGTGGCAACTCCCGTGTTTATTCATTTGGTTAAATACCAGCACGGGAATTTAAGGTTGAAATTACTATAAAAACCCTTTTCTAGTCCTCCTTCACCATCTTCCCTCTGATTTAGTAGATCCTACTAACCCGGTGCTGTGGATCTGCTGTGTTTGTTGCGTGTGGTGTTCGACCTGGCCAGCGGGCGCCTGTCGGGAGCGCCTGGTTCAGAGTGTAGTGTTAGAGTTGTGAGGAGCCACCTCTCCTGGCGCTCTGCTCTCACCACAGCGGGCTGCACCCACACTTCTCCTGCCACGTCAGTAACTTCAACGTGTTCAGCCCGGTACGTTTCAAGGTATGTGCAATTAGAACCCTGTGATGGCTTCATTTACAGCTCTGCGCTTCGGGAGCACGTGAGCTGTGTGCTTTCACTTCATCCATACCACTTctctcttctggttttaaaaccCAATCTCAGTGATAACTCTTCTTTTGAGAGTCTCACTCCCTTTCCCTGTCCCTCCCAAAGTTCAGGAGGAGGCAGCTACACCTCCTCAGCCCACACAAGCTCAGAAGTTACAGGCACCgaagcaggaggagcaggcTCCTCCAACAAGGAGAAACAGTGATTTTGCTGCCTGAGGCTCCCAACTGCTGCCAGACAACTCCCTGCCTTGTCTTTCCAAACCCTATTTTTGGCCCAAATCAGCCACTTTACAGTGGTGCTGACCCCACACAGCACCACAGCTGCCCTGTACTCCTGCAACTTTGCTATTCATTAGTTAACATCGAAGCTCCAGTGGGGTCTGTTTCATCCAAACCTCCTGTCAAACCTCTGTCTGGATCAGCTGGGTGTGAAGGCAGCCCTTCAAGAACCCCTTCCACAGCACAAGTACCTGAAGGCATCTCACCTACCGCATTTCTTCCCTTCCACTCCCTGCCATGGCTCATCCCTGCGGCATTCCCGACAGAAACTCTCCCCTGCTGTcccagccttggctgtagttACTAAGGAGAATGTTCTGAAAGCTTAGCACTGGTCACAAAAGTCCCCTCTCACCATGCTCCTGAGCTCAGGACGTTTGGAAGCTTCACTTTCCTGCCAGCATTACGCcaaaaaataaagagacaacaaagggagaagaaagttTCCAGCAAATGAAACTATCTCCCACcttcaaagaaaagcagggaTTACACCGATACTCATTTATCCAGGAGTAAGGAGTAAGTAACTACTCTGAGACTTCTGGAATTGAGTAAGTTCACATGGAAGAAATCTGTTTGAATAATGTACCAAAAGCAGTGAAATCCAATGCAGAAGTTTCACAATTAAGTGTTTTCCATGATCCAAAGCAAAAGTCCATTTGAACCATGGATCACGAATATTGAGGGGGTTtatgggtttgcttttttgtcgTCGTCGTTAATTTTAAGTGACATGATTTCTGTATctttggggagggaaggaaaaactaACGGAGTCCTTGAGGCTCTAATGTGCCTCTGCTGTGTACTTTCAGATCTGCTGAGTTTCAGGAAGCATCCCTGGATATCCAACCACTTTCTGTTAGAAAgtttaaaatccttttcttcagtACCTTGTCTAAGTAACTGGGAAGGCGACTCTTGGAAGGAATTCCTTGTCTTTTTTGGAGATGGTCTTTAATGATTATAGTTTTTACAGTCACGTAACGCGCAGGACTCAGGTTTAGAGAGCTGCAGAGCACCTTTTCCCTGTCCGATAAGAGTTCAAAGCCAGGCAGGTTTTCAATGGCAGCGAATTCACCTTCTTTCccatcttccttccctctcttggAGCTCGCTATGTTTTtgttctccttcctcttttcccgTTTATGCCTGGCTGCCTCATATTCCGCTGACTCTTCCATTTTGGTGATCCCATTCCGACGGTACCGCTGCAGCTCCCGAATCTTTGCTCGGAGTATCCTCTCCTTATGCATGTTCTCAAAGAAGTCTTCAAACTCCTTACAAGACATGAACTGGTAGAGGGGCCTCAGTTTGAGCCTcagctccttctcctctttAGTGATCTTCCGTTTGGGAGCtttctccttgtcctttttATCCTTCCCCAGAAAGGCCGGTACCAGGTTATAGTCTCGTGCGATGTTCTTCCGCCGCTGCCTCTCCTTGAGCTTCCTCACGTACATGTCCACGTGAGCTCTTTTCAACTCTATCTCCACATCGTCGTCGTCGTAGTTCACCGAGAGGCCGCTGATGAGGGTCTCCGCGTCCTGATCGTATTCGATCTCGTAGTCGTCCCGCAGCGGCATGTACccgagctgctgctgctccgcCACCGATATGTCCAGCGGCGGCAGCGGTGTGGTGAGGCTGGGGGACAGTGGCCCGCCGCTGGGGCACGTGTGATCCGTCACTCGGTTCGGGATCGTGTCAGGGATGCAGGCTTTCCCCAGGTTGCCGTGAATGTACATGCTCACATAGTGCTCCATCACCTCCTGGGGCGTGCGGGATGCTCCCACGTGAGCAGCCATGTCCTCCTAAACGGAACATAAGGAGGAGTGATCAAACGATTCCCATCACAGCTCCAGCATAACACGCACTCAGGGAAGAGCCTGACTacttcttccctgctcctcaaAAAGCCAACTCGCAGTACTTAAACTTTCCTAGCGATGCTGAAATTAGCCAATTTGCCATCAGATCTGCGTTTTCAGGTCCAGACAAGGATTTACAGGTGCACAGGGGCACATCAgccacaaaagcagcacagaggcaaGCTGCACTGGATCCTCAGGCTACAGAATACCACCGAGACACTGGAGCCACACGGTGATTCCTGAGCATCCATCACTCTCTCAGCTGTCCAGCTCACCAGCACTAGGAAGCTTTCTGAGTCCCAAACCAGCACCGAGATCACTGCATCGTTTGGATTGTGCTCATTTATACGGCATCGCTGAAGTACTTTTATACccatacagaaatacagcactTACAGCAAGAAAGATGGCATTTACTCTCTTCTAGTTGGTTATTTAAGAACTAAACCAAGCTACAATGATCATAACCTTTAAGATTTTGAAAAAGTCTTTGTGTTTAATAAGACAAACCATAATCAATGAACAATTAATGAATCAAACTATgctattctttaaaaatgaccATGTACTGACAGAGAAGGCAAGCAGCGAGCTCACAGCTGGgacacagaatggtttgggttggaaagcaccttaagatcatctttttccaaccccctgccatgggcagggacggctcacactaaaccatgtcacccaaggctctgtccagcctggccttgaacactgccagagatggagcattcacaacttccttgggcaacccattccagtgcctcaccaccctcatagtgaagcACGTACCGACAGAACACAGCGAACGCTGACAAGCAGCAGGTGTGCGCTGTAACACACGGGCTGGGGGGCCCGTGCCGGAGCTCAGGGCACCCACAGCTCCGCGAACCCCGGCGGGTCTCACCCGGGGGCCGCGCAGCCGCCCGGGCCCGGCGGCTCCCCTCACCCGCGGCGCCGCGGGGGCCCCCCGCAGCCTGTCCCCAGACCCGGCGGGGGCCGCCCGCTCGCTGCCAGGCGGACGTGCCCCCGCGGCCCTCGGCCCTTACCCAGTTGCCGAAGCCGAACTGCTCGATGGcgtccagcagcagctgctcctcccggctgctccagctgccctcGGCCTCGGCGCCCCAGAGGGTGAAGCGGCCGCCGTCGACGAGCTGGTAGCCGTGCCATCGGCGGTGCGGGCCGATCTCGGCGCCCGCCGAGAAGCAGTCGGGGCAGAGCTCGATGTCGGCGCACTCGGTGCAGCGGAAGCGCAGCGGGCTCACCTCAGCCAGGCAGTACACGCAGTACTTCTTCCCCAGTTCCGCCATCTTACCCCGCCCGCCGACACCCCGCGCGCACGCGCCGGCACGCCCCAGCGCCGGCCTCGCCAATGGCAGCGCGCCCGACGGGTGGAGACCAGCAAGAAACCACCAATGGGAAAGGAGGGCTCGGCCCTCCTCTAGGCATCCCGGCCAATGGCGACAACGCGCCTGGGCGCGGGGggtattaaaatgaataaaaggcGAGGATTGGCCCACAGGGATCCGGCTGCCTTTCTCGCCACCAATCGGAGAGGAGACCCCGAGCAACCCCGCCGCTGAATGGTTAGTCCCGGCTAGGGGGCGCGGCCGAGCCGGCGCCATGGGGAGAGGGGCGGGGTCGCGCCGGCCGCGGAGCCGAGTGCCGTTGCCCGGGTAACGGGGAAGCGGCGGAGGGGCCGGCCCGGGCCTCGCAGCGCGGTCACCGCGGAGCCGGCGGGGCCGAACGGGCTGAAGAGGCCCCGGTCTCCCCGCTACCGGCTGCCCCCGACGGGGCCAAGGCTCCGGAGGTCGCGGGGGAGCGGACGGCGCTGGCGACagggagcggcggcggcgggacaGCGCCTCCCGCAGCTACAGCGGGTCGGGTGGCGGCGGGCGGAGCCGGCGCCGGGTGAAGCTCCGCTGTACGTCCAGCGGCTGCGGGCCCAGCCCGAGCGTTCCCCCTCCCAGCGCCGCGAGAAGGCGGCGGCGCTCTCCGTCCTCCACCGGCGAACAGGGCCAGGAGCAGCGAGTGTGGCGGtgcggccccggcccccgctGGCGCGGCGGCTGCAGCCTCACGGAGCTCATCTCTGCCCGTCTTCTCTTGGCAGAAGGGGCctaaaaagaacaaacttttcctctttttacaGACACTTCTTGCCCCTAACGTCTACCCCTCGGGAATTAAACACCAATAGCTTTTCTCCCCTTGAAGCTTTATTATTGTCGTGAcctattttaaacagaagcacTTCCTTGCTGGTAAGACAAGGATTAAAGAAAtaagagtaatttttctttatttctactCCTCTAGGCCCAcaaagagaagctgaagcatGAAATCCAAAACCTTGAAACCACCTTGAAGGCTCAGGGAGAACGGGCAGAGGGTCAATGCATTATGGACTTTGAGtacaggaagaagagagaatcATAAACTCGGGGAAAAGATTGGCAACCTCAGTGAGAAAAGCCTGAGGAAGGTATCGAACACAGTGCATGTTCTCTGTTCTCAGCCAgtccagggaaaaaaacctggagTTCGTGGAAGCTGAAAATCAAGGCAGAAACACCAAACTGATGGACATTAAGACTGCCCTGTCACAGAATAGAGACATTCTGACCAAAATTAAACAGACCAAAGACACTGTGGAGAAAGAGTTTGAAGTTGCAGGAGAAATGGGGGTTGCTTGGGGATGAGGTACTGCTTCAGGACTGTGAGGAAAAGGTGGCTGTGGTTGAACTGCTGAGTCGGCAGTTGGGAACACTGGAACATCCCCATGCTGGGCTGCTCCTTACTTACAGGggaattcagaaaacaaaagccaaagaaGCTAATTCCTCTTTTGTTGCTGAGGATGACCAAAGAGAAGCAAGTGTGGAGAAGAAGTAAGGGAGATTTCTGTAATTCTAACTTttaacatgctgctttttggtAAGTTTTGGGGAATACATTGCACAGGTACTCctgaaaaagccttttctaaGTGATGTGTCAGTATTATGCATTCAGTGATTACAGTAGCTACTCATTTTGAATGAAACGATATACATGTCCCTGTCTTAAAAAAAGCCTCAGTGAAAATTCCAGAGTTAGAAAACCATGTTTAGCATTCAGCCCTTGTAGGCCATGGCAACACTGTGTCAATAGAGCACTCACCCTAACTCAAATCCTGATCCTGCCTCCGTGTGGATTTCATAACTTGGAGTCGACTTCACCTGCGCACTAAATGCACCTGCCTCTGGGCACAGCTGAA
The window above is part of the Strigops habroptila isolate Jane chromosome 7, bStrHab1.2.pri, whole genome shotgun sequence genome. Proteins encoded here:
- the GRPEL1 gene encoding grpE protein homolog 1, mitochondrial, with translation MAAVAQCVRGALRPRYPLLSFALRTSPRLLCAATQQKNTGQNLEEDQSQSQNEHKVEPSSAEKMLTEEKAKLEEQLKEVTDKYKRALADAENIRQRSQKLVEEAKLYGIQSFCKDLLEVADILEKATESVPKEEIKDENPHLKSLYEGLVMTEVQIQKVFKKHGLLRLNPVGAKFDPYEHEALFHAPMEGKEPGTIALVSKIGYKLHGRTLRPALVGVVKDA
- the TADA2B gene encoding transcriptional adapter 2-beta — translated: MAELGKKYCVYCLAEVSPLRFRCTECADIELCPDCFSAGAEIGPHRRWHGYQLVDGGRFTLWGAEAEGSWSSREEQLLLDAIEQFGFGNWEDMAAHVGASRTPQEVMEHYVSMYIHGNLGKACIPDTIPNRVTDHTCPSGGPLSPSLTTPLPPLDISVAEQQQLGYMPLRDDYEIEYDQDAETLISGLSVNYDDDDVEIELKRAHVDMYVRKLKERQRRKNIARDYNLVPAFLGKDKKDKEKAPKRKITKEEKELRLKLRPLYQFMSCKEFEDFFENMHKERILRAKIRELQRYRRNGITKMEESAEYEAARHKREKRKENKNIASSKRGKEDGKEGEFAAIENLPGFELLSDREKVLCSSLNLSPARYVTVKTIIIKDHLQKRQGIPSKSRLPSYLDKVLKKRILNFLTESGWISRDAS